A segment of the candidate division WOR-3 bacterium genome:
TTTACCTTTTAAAATAAGGAAATAAAGACCATTATTTAAATCTTTTGTTAGTAAGGTTATCTCATTCTTGTCTTTCTTTCCTTTATCAATCAATTTTACTTTTCTACCATTATTATCATAAAGGATTAAAGAAACCTCTTCTTCTTTCGGTAAGAAATATTTGATATTCAATTTATCCTTTATTATATTTGGTAAGATATTTAAAACCGGTGAGGTTATTTTATTTAAATTAGAGACTTGATAAGTGGATACAGGACCCATTTGCATTCCATCAATAATAATATGATCCCAACT
Coding sequences within it:
- a CDS encoding T9SS type A sorting domain-containing protein, giving the protein MGPVSTYQVSNLNKITSPVLNILPNIIKDKLNIKYFLPKEEEVSLILYDNNGRKVKLIDKGKKDKNEITLLTKDLNNGLYFLILKGKDFNLKRKLIIFK